A region of Halalkaliarchaeum desulfuricum DNA encodes the following proteins:
- a CDS encoding Fic family protein, with product MDADEFADGPGTIVEYDGLACYRPASLPPEIEYTDAILCVYGDAQYALGRLATLHRNVDNENLLIAPFVVREAAMSSQIEGTNVTVSDIILHDIDTSPRRSGGDSQDVTEAYNYVDAIQQGFDRIAAGEQLSVDLVCDLQETLLADGRGSEDRPGQLREVPVYIGAPDGSAESARFVPANPDTVDLLLEQLVSYMNAGSYPPLIDVAITHYQFETIHPFRDGNGRLGRLLMMLQLYDAGLLPEPYLYLSAYFNRHRQQYLDYLLAVSRDGAWEQWITFVLNAIAEQAIDAYECGVELQTLRREYHSRFPNRPAVRDVIDYVFEEPYLTATRAIEATGRSRQAVYDAIEALEAAGIVDEISDSERYRVYEAPEILRVVESP from the coding sequence ATGGACGCCGACGAGTTTGCGGATGGCCCTGGAACGATCGTCGAGTACGACGGGCTTGCCTGCTATCGACCAGCGAGCCTCCCGCCGGAGATCGAGTATACCGATGCCATCCTGTGCGTGTATGGCGACGCCCAGTACGCGCTTGGACGCCTGGCGACACTCCACCGGAACGTGGACAACGAAAACCTCCTCATTGCACCGTTCGTGGTTCGGGAGGCGGCGATGAGCTCACAGATCGAGGGCACGAACGTCACCGTCTCGGACATCATCCTCCACGACATCGACACCTCACCACGGCGCAGTGGTGGGGACTCCCAGGACGTCACCGAGGCGTACAACTACGTCGACGCGATACAGCAAGGGTTCGACCGCATCGCCGCCGGGGAACAACTCTCGGTCGACCTGGTCTGTGATCTCCAAGAAACGCTGCTTGCCGACGGCCGCGGGAGCGAGGACCGCCCCGGACAACTGCGCGAGGTGCCGGTGTACATCGGCGCTCCCGATGGCTCGGCCGAGTCGGCCCGATTCGTCCCCGCGAACCCCGACACCGTGGATCTCCTCCTCGAACAACTCGTCTCGTACATGAATGCCGGGTCGTACCCGCCGCTGATCGACGTCGCGATCACGCACTACCAGTTCGAGACGATCCACCCGTTTCGCGACGGAAACGGTCGACTCGGTCGCCTGTTGATGATGCTTCAGCTGTACGATGCGGGGCTGTTGCCGGAACCGTATCTGTATTTAAGTGCGTACTTCAACCGTCATCGACAGCAGTATCTCGATTACCTGCTTGCGGTAAGCCGGGACGGGGCGTGGGAGCAGTGGATCACCTTCGTCTTGAACGCGATCGCCGAGCAGGCGATCGACGCCTACGAGTGTGGCGTCGAATTGCAGACGCTCCGCCGGGAGTACCACTCGCGGTTCCCGAACCGCCCGGCCGTCCGGGACGTGATCGATTACGTCTTCGAGGAACCGTATCTCACGGCGACGCGAGCAATCGAGGCGACGGGTCGCTCACGGCAAGCCGTCTACGACGCGATCGAGGCGCTCGAGGCGGCGGGCATCGTCGACGAGATCTCGGATTCAGAACGGTATCGCGTGTACGAAGCCCCGGAGATCCTTCGTGTGGTCGAGTCGCCGTAG
- a CDS encoding HepT-like ribonuclease domain-containing protein, producing MTVTTRIQKRNPRLVRQRVRHRIADAIEEIERNVTGLREYQQLSRAEYLAPDAQNRRDAAERKFEKLVAATIDASAEICKIEKESTPERRKTVITALESEGIGDPDLADRPETKNHKTNAQLRRLDHTKDLRGFVHAIPF from the coding sequence TTGACGGTCACGACTCGAATTCAGAAACGAAATCCTCGGCTAGTTCGTCAGCGAGTTCGCCACCGGATCGCAGACGCAATCGAGGAAATTGAACGAAACGTCACAGGACTTCGGGAGTATCAGCAGTTGTCCCGGGCTGAGTATCTGGCACCGGATGCACAGAATCGCCGCGACGCCGCCGAGCGAAAGTTCGAAAAGCTCGTGGCGGCGACGATCGACGCAAGCGCAGAGATTTGCAAGATCGAGAAGGAGTCGACACCCGAACGGCGAAAGACAGTAATCACCGCCCTGGAGTCGGAAGGGATCGGGGATCCAGATCTCGCCGATCGTCCGGAGACGAAGAATCACAAAACGAACGCTCAGCTACGGCGACTCGACCACACGAAGGATCTCCGGGGCTTCGTACACGCGATACCGTTCTGA
- a CDS encoding DUF7351 domain-containing protein, with protein MSEQFSEQVDPGAVFSLLGNETRLEILQTLWATDVETVPFSTLYDAVDVDDTGQFNYHLGNLVGQFVAKTEDGYRLTQAGRHVNGAIASGSYTVEGELEPIELDGSCRMCGGSQYLQYDTERVEVECDSCAAGWEGIVPPAVLAGRDREAIPTVVSDHLRTQFRRIAAGFCRYCSGETVPTVQPIAELAVGTEPEEDGPPADQPAVQFECRRCGHRSGLSLDHALLLVEPEVECFFYEHGIHVRETPVWNVPELDPGNAAVIQTDPTRARATFRIDDDELLVTVDEELQVVEIDRRNN; from the coding sequence ATGAGCGAACAGTTCTCAGAGCAGGTCGATCCAGGAGCGGTGTTCTCGTTGCTGGGCAACGAGACGCGACTCGAGATACTCCAGACGCTCTGGGCGACCGACGTGGAGACGGTTCCCTTTTCAACGCTGTACGACGCCGTCGACGTCGACGACACAGGACAGTTCAATTACCACCTCGGCAACCTCGTCGGACAGTTCGTTGCAAAGACCGAAGACGGGTATCGGCTCACGCAGGCGGGCAGACACGTCAACGGGGCTATCGCGTCCGGAAGCTACACTGTCGAGGGCGAACTCGAGCCGATCGAACTGGACGGTTCGTGTCGTATGTGTGGAGGGAGCCAGTACCTCCAGTACGACACCGAGCGGGTCGAAGTCGAGTGTGACTCCTGTGCGGCCGGGTGGGAGGGAATCGTCCCGCCGGCGGTGCTGGCCGGGCGCGACCGCGAAGCGATTCCTACGGTCGTCAGCGATCACCTCCGGACCCAGTTCCGCCGGATCGCAGCCGGCTTCTGCCGCTATTGCAGCGGCGAGACAGTCCCGACGGTGCAACCGATCGCTGAGCTGGCCGTCGGTACCGAACCGGAGGAGGACGGCCCACCCGCCGATCAACCCGCCGTCCAGTTCGAGTGTCGGCGGTGTGGCCACCGTTCGGGACTCTCGCTGGATCACGCGCTCTTGCTGGTCGAACCAGAGGTGGAGTGTTTCTTCTACGAACACGGGATTCACGTCCGAGAAACACCGGTCTGGAACGTTCCCGAGCTCGATCCCGGGAACGCCGCAGTCATTCAAACGGATCCGACCCGGGCACGAGCGACCTTCAGAATCGATGATGACGAGCTACTCGTGACTGTCGACGAGGAGTTGCAGGTTGTAGAAATCGATAGGCGCAACAACTGA
- a CDS encoding TIGR03668 family PPOX class F420-dependent oxidoreductase yields the protein MFERTERRYLESAPIGRLATVDVDGRPHVVPVCFAFADGNIVTPIDEKPQDVAPRELRRSRNIRENPRVALVVDHYTDNWSELGWVQVRGTATLVDPDDTIHAAAVTALRSKYDQYDAHDLERRPLIRISPGSVRSWGTLTCPDDSGGA from the coding sequence ATGTTCGAGCGCACCGAACGGAGGTATCTCGAGTCCGCACCGATCGGTCGGCTCGCCACTGTCGACGTCGACGGACGACCACACGTCGTGCCAGTCTGCTTCGCGTTCGCCGACGGGAATATCGTGACGCCGATCGACGAGAAACCACAGGACGTGGCGCCGAGGGAGCTCCGACGTAGTCGAAATATTCGGGAGAATCCCCGCGTCGCGCTCGTGGTCGACCACTACACGGACAACTGGTCGGAGCTCGGCTGGGTGCAGGTGCGTGGAACAGCCACGCTCGTCGATCCCGACGACACGATCCACGCGGCGGCAGTGACTGCACTCCGGTCGAAGTACGACCAGTACGACGCTCACGACCTCGAAAGGCGACCGCTCATCCGGATTTCGCCGGGATCTGTTCGGTCCTGGGGGACACTCACCTGTCCGGACGATTCCGGAGGAGCGTGA
- a CDS encoding NAD-dependent epimerase/dehydratase family protein, producing MIPSTVSAEECGVTDRTILVTGGAGFVGGHLVRALYPDNEVRVLDDFSTGRRENLPDGVTVFEGDVREDDLLERAAAGVDVVYHLAALVSVEESVQDPVGTQSINADATLSVLEAARNADARLVFASSAAVYGEPESIPITESHPTEPTSPYGLSKLTADRYARLYTRLYDIPTVTLRYFNIYGPGQQGGDYSGVIDVFLEQALSGAPITVHGEGTQTRDFVHVADVVEANLRAATTDAVGRAFNVGTGTETSVLELAEVIRDAADSESKVVFEPARPGDISESRADISRSRKELDFEPEVSLEAGLRQIVAVRRG from the coding sequence ATGATCCCGTCGACCGTCTCTGCCGAAGAGTGTGGCGTAACCGACCGGACGATACTCGTCACCGGCGGCGCCGGGTTCGTCGGGGGCCACCTCGTCCGGGCGCTGTATCCGGACAATGAGGTCCGGGTCCTGGACGACTTCTCGACCGGGCGCCGCGAGAACCTTCCGGACGGCGTGACGGTGTTCGAGGGGGACGTCCGCGAAGACGACCTCCTCGAACGCGCGGCGGCGGGCGTCGACGTCGTCTATCACCTGGCGGCGCTCGTGAGCGTCGAGGAGTCGGTCCAGGACCCCGTGGGGACGCAGTCGATCAACGCCGACGCGACCCTGTCGGTCCTGGAAGCGGCCAGGAACGCTGATGCCAGACTCGTGTTCGCCTCGAGTGCAGCCGTCTACGGCGAGCCCGAATCGATTCCCATCACCGAATCGCACCCGACAGAGCCGACCTCACCGTACGGGCTCTCGAAGCTCACCGCCGACAGGTACGCGAGGCTGTACACCCGGCTCTACGACATCCCGACGGTGACGCTGCGGTACTTCAACATCTACGGCCCCGGACAGCAGGGTGGCGACTACAGCGGCGTGATCGATGTCTTCCTCGAACAGGCGCTTTCGGGGGCACCGATCACCGTCCACGGCGAGGGCACCCAGACCCGCGATTTCGTCCACGTCGCCGACGTCGTCGAGGCGAACCTCCGGGCGGCGACGACCGACGCCGTCGGGCGGGCGTTCAACGTCGGCACCGGCACCGAAACCTCGGTGCTCGAACTCGCGGAGGTGATCCGGGACGCCGCCGACTCGGAGTCGAAAGTGGTCTTCGAGCCGGCCCGCCCCGGGGACATCTCCGAGAGCAGGGCAGATATCAGCCGGAGTCGCAAGGAACTGGATTTCGAGCCGGAAGTCTCGCTCGAAGCGGGGTTGAGACAGATCGTGGCGGTCCGACGCGGGTGA
- a CDS encoding cupin domain-containing protein, producing the protein MSDDSSTHPDDIDGTVFELPDLVDYQTGAIVSRTLIDDEGGSVTVFAFDDGQNLSEHTAPHDALLQVFDGTAAVTLDGERHELEDGESILMPADVPHAVDAVSSFKMALSMIR; encoded by the coding sequence ATGTCAGACGACAGCTCCACCCACCCCGACGACATCGACGGTACCGTCTTCGAACTCCCCGACCTCGTCGACTACCAGACTGGCGCGATCGTCAGCCGGACGCTGATCGACGACGAGGGCGGCTCCGTCACCGTCTTCGCGTTCGACGACGGGCAGAACCTCAGCGAACACACCGCCCCTCACGACGCGCTTTTGCAGGTGTTCGACGGCACCGCCGCCGTCACCCTCGACGGCGAGCGCCACGAACTGGAGGATGGCGAGTCGATACTCATGCCCGCCGACGTCCCCCACGCCGTCGACGCCGTCAGTTCCTTCAAGATGGCGCTGTCGATGATCCGGTGA
- a CDS encoding sugar transferase, whose product MLSGWRYRIASATGVICLTIGAVLLANHPTAQLLFTTYVPLFNRLEPTVLTGDSLQLALLLSVAAIAGSLVPLYKPRPRRILDTIFLAQKRVLTGGLVLATLGFFKWSHRLPRATLTMLVGTLLVVIPLWFVWIRRPADEADRAILVGDDLEQIRRITPDVEGHLIGCLCPTYLNGAEIAAENWLDDDAGRYSTSVPDGGATVDHPPADERVLEIGTDAGTIKRLGGLSRLEDVIREYDVDTAVLAFRHADRAEFFGALDACYEHGVAAKVHREFADAVLTSDTGGGPLVDVEIEPWDPQDYVFKRLFDIAFATVGLLVLTPIILGIAIAIKLDDGGSILYEQERTAAFGETFSIYKFRSMIENAESQTGVKISEEDAGGTDPRVTKVGRILRQTHMDEIPQLWSVLVGNMSVVGPRPERPELDADIQIGTGDWHKRWFVKPGLTGLAQVNDVTGYQPKQKLRHDIKYIKKQSFWVDLRIVVRQIWKVLSDMIEAIT is encoded by the coding sequence ATGCTCTCCGGCTGGCGGTACCGAATCGCGAGTGCAACCGGCGTGATCTGTCTCACGATTGGAGCCGTGCTGCTAGCCAACCATCCGACCGCCCAACTACTCTTTACGACCTACGTTCCGCTCTTCAACCGCCTCGAACCGACGGTTCTCACCGGCGACTCCCTCCAGCTCGCACTGCTCTTGAGCGTCGCTGCGATCGCCGGCAGCCTCGTCCCCCTTTATAAACCCCGTCCGCGACGAATCCTCGACACGATCTTCCTCGCACAAAAGCGCGTGCTCACCGGCGGCCTCGTACTGGCAACCCTCGGGTTTTTCAAGTGGTCTCACCGCCTCCCCAGGGCGACGCTGACGATGCTGGTCGGGACCCTCCTCGTGGTGATCCCGCTGTGGTTCGTCTGGATCCGTCGTCCCGCCGACGAGGCCGACCGCGCCATCCTGGTGGGCGACGATCTCGAACAGATCCGTCGGATCACTCCCGACGTCGAGGGACACCTCATCGGCTGTCTCTGCCCGACGTACCTCAACGGCGCCGAGATCGCGGCCGAAAACTGGCTCGACGACGACGCCGGACGATACTCGACTAGCGTTCCGGACGGCGGTGCCACAGTCGACCATCCGCCGGCGGACGAACGCGTCCTCGAAATCGGCACCGACGCAGGGACGATTAAACGTCTCGGGGGACTCTCCCGACTGGAGGACGTCATCCGGGAGTACGACGTCGACACTGCCGTGTTGGCGTTCCGGCACGCCGATCGGGCGGAGTTTTTCGGCGCACTGGACGCCTGCTACGAACACGGCGTCGCCGCCAAGGTCCACCGGGAGTTCGCCGACGCCGTCCTGACGTCCGACACCGGCGGCGGCCCACTCGTCGACGTCGAAATCGAACCCTGGGACCCACAGGACTACGTCTTCAAACGCCTCTTCGACATCGCCTTCGCGACGGTGGGGCTGTTAGTTTTAACTCCAATAATTCTCGGTATTGCTATCGCGATAAAGCTCGACGACGGCGGTTCAATTTTGTACGAACAAGAACGCACAGCAGCTTTCGGGGAGACATTCAGCATATACAAATTCCGCAGCATGATCGAAAACGCGGAATCCCAGACTGGTGTGAAAATCAGTGAGGAAGATGCAGGAGGAACGGACCCTCGCGTAACGAAAGTAGGACGAATACTCAGACAGACCCACATGGATGAAATCCCACAACTGTGGTCTGTACTGGTTGGTAACATGAGCGTCGTCGGTCCACGACCGGAGCGCCCAGAATTGGACGCAGATATACAGATCGGAACGGGAGATTGGCACAAACGGTGGTTCGTCAAACCAGGGTTGACAGGGCTAGCCCAGGTAAACGATGTTACCGGATATCAACCGAAGCAAAAGCTACGTCACGACATCAAATATATCAAAAAACAGTCGTTCTGGGTCGATTTAAGGATCGTCGTCCGGCAGATTTGGAAGGTACTCTCGGACATGATTGAGGCAATTACATGA
- a CDS encoding twitching motility protein PilT, with product MNGPPGNATVLDTTVLSNFAQVDHVELLLELPRPVTVDAVREELGAGAETHSYVEHALALIGREIPVVTPSGSAEKLEEQLLASLDPGEAQALAVAAVANGMLVTDDGDARTIAKQRGVDLTGSIGLLVRFVEDGHTSASTADEYLKRWIDEAGFRSPARDFDVFLEE from the coding sequence ATGAACGGCCCACCGGGAAACGCGACGGTTCTCGACACGACCGTTCTTTCGAATTTTGCCCAGGTGGATCACGTCGAGTTGCTACTGGAGTTACCCCGACCGGTGACCGTGGATGCCGTTCGGGAAGAACTCGGAGCCGGGGCTGAAACGCACTCGTACGTCGAACACGCACTGGCCCTCATTGGGAGAGAGATCCCCGTCGTCACTCCATCTGGATCGGCGGAGAAACTGGAGGAACAACTCCTCGCATCGCTGGATCCCGGGGAGGCACAGGCGCTGGCCGTCGCAGCGGTTGCAAACGGCATGCTCGTCACCGACGACGGCGATGCGCGCACGATTGCCAAGCAGCGCGGTGTGGATCTGACGGGGTCCATCGGCCTTCTGGTACGATTCGTCGAAGACGGCCACACCTCGGCGTCGACGGCCGACGAGTATCTCAAACGCTGGATCGACGAGGCCGGTTTCCGGTCGCCCGCCCGCGACTTCGACGTGTTTCTCGAGGAGTGA
- a CDS encoding orc1/cdc6 family replication initiation protein — translation MTDDPRPGETGSGTNDSAASGPDPLFAPDDDETTTLFRDRTLLEVGTVPDSDRIVGRDEEIQDLAGYIRPVVSGAAPTPVLVYGKTGTGKSLVSRHVSERARAEADRRGRRLAVAYVDCAQHSTEAQAACAVARALNTAAGSPERIPLKGLGRSHYYTYTWELLETHFDGAIVILDEIDRLQPDADGNRDNILMQLSRAREAGKIDTDVGIIGISNKIDWGKELNQRVRSSLGSEELIFPPYDADQLRDIMYAREDAFREGALAEEVIPKAAALAAREHGDARKAIRILKNAGEIAEGRADEMVRESHLTAAKKRAEADRLLELLSTQTPHAKHVLLALASLTEHRDRDEFRTTEVFDVYRLVCANEGIEALKLDRVRELLDEQAFLDITEAHVTSGGRGAGTYKLHRLLKDPDVVRNCVNSEFGTTPEDLEE, via the coding sequence GTGACCGACGATCCACGCCCCGGTGAGACGGGGTCCGGGACGAACGACTCGGCTGCGTCGGGTCCGGATCCGCTTTTTGCCCCGGACGACGACGAAACCACGACGCTGTTCAGGGACCGGACGCTGCTGGAGGTGGGGACGGTTCCCGATTCGGATCGCATCGTCGGGCGGGACGAGGAGATACAGGATCTCGCGGGCTACATCCGTCCAGTAGTTTCCGGTGCCGCGCCGACGCCAGTACTCGTGTACGGCAAGACCGGGACCGGAAAATCGCTGGTGTCTCGGCACGTCTCGGAGCGCGCCCGGGCGGAGGCGGACCGACGCGGTCGGCGTCTCGCGGTCGCGTACGTCGACTGCGCGCAACACTCGACGGAAGCGCAGGCCGCCTGCGCCGTGGCCCGAGCGCTGAACACCGCTGCCGGGTCTCCGGAACGGATTCCCCTGAAGGGGCTCGGCCGATCTCACTACTACACGTACACGTGGGAGCTGCTCGAGACGCACTTCGACGGCGCGATCGTGATCCTCGATGAGATCGACCGCCTGCAGCCCGACGCCGACGGCAACCGCGACAACATCCTGATGCAGCTCTCCCGGGCACGGGAGGCGGGCAAGATCGACACTGACGTCGGGATCATCGGCATCTCCAACAAGATCGACTGGGGGAAGGAACTCAACCAGCGGGTTCGTTCCTCGCTGGGCAGCGAAGAGCTCATTTTCCCCCCGTACGACGCCGACCAGCTTCGGGACATCATGTATGCCCGCGAGGACGCGTTCCGGGAGGGTGCCCTCGCCGAGGAGGTGATCCCGAAGGCGGCCGCCCTCGCCGCCCGGGAGCACGGCGACGCCCGGAAGGCGATTCGGATCCTCAAGAACGCCGGCGAGATCGCCGAGGGACGTGCCGACGAGATGGTCCGGGAGTCGCATCTCACGGCCGCCAAAAAGCGTGCGGAGGCCGACCGGCTGCTGGAGTTGCTCTCGACGCAGACGCCTCACGCCAAGCACGTGCTCCTCGCGCTCGCCTCCCTGACCGAACACCGCGATCGCGACGAGTTCCGGACGACGGAAGTGTTCGACGTGTACCGGCTCGTCTGTGCGAACGAGGGAATCGAAGCGCTGAAACTCGACCGGGTTCGGGAGCTCCTCGACGAACAGGCGTTCCTGGACATCACGGAGGCCCACGTGACCAGCGGCGGTCGCGGGGCGGGAACGTACAAACTCCACCGCCTGTTGAAGGATCCGGACGTGGTTCGCAACTGCGTCAACTCGGAGTTCGGGACGACACCCGAGGATCTCGAAGAATAA
- a CDS encoding UPF0175 family protein gives MSRTTATIPDDLTDLMEGAIRAGIFENKSDAIRHVLREYFEENRNARVAAAVSMYEDGEITLGTAARLAGVNRFEMRDILREEGVELRFGPEDMDAARDEIEAARNLE, from the coding sequence ATGTCCCGAACCACTGCCACCATCCCGGATGATCTCACCGATCTCATGGAGGGGGCTATCAGGGCGGGAATTTTCGAAAACAAAAGCGACGCCATTCGTCACGTCCTCCGGGAGTACTTCGAAGAGAACCGGAACGCGAGGGTTGCAGCTGCGGTTTCGATGTACGAGGACGGCGAGATCACCCTCGGAACGGCCGCCCGGCTCGCCGGCGTCAACCGGTTCGAGATGCGAGATATCCTGCGGGAAGAGGGCGTGGAACTGCGGTTTGGCCCCGAAGACATGGACGCCGCAAGAGACGAGATCGAGGCCGCCCGCAACCTCGAATGA
- a CDS encoding AbrB/MazE/SpoVT family DNA-binding domain-containing protein translates to MPTVDSKGRIVLPQDVRERLGITPGTEVDVRDEDGKAVIEPEDSPEEILERMEQLVEEAASNREETTPLPEGVDPIARKHRAAVRRGAENDSDE, encoded by the coding sequence ATGCCCACGGTAGATTCAAAAGGACGAATCGTTCTCCCACAGGACGTCCGAGAACGTCTCGGTATCACTCCGGGTACAGAGGTAGACGTCCGCGACGAAGACGGGAAAGCGGTTATCGAACCCGAGGACAGCCCCGAGGAAATTCTGGAACGGATGGAACAGCTCGTCGAGGAAGCGGCTTCGAACCGGGAGGAGACGACGCCGCTTCCTGAAGGAGTCGATCCAATCGCTCGCAAGCATCGAGCTGCCGTTCGACGAGGAGCGGAGAACGACAGTGACGAGTGA
- the hpt gene encoding hypoxanthine phosphoribosyltransferase: MTELPIDVRNRELRTADQFGIKETYQSDLEGVLIPRAEIEDCVAQLGSEISAEYHSNPDFYPICVLKGAIRFFVDLLREVDLGVPYSEGVVHSSRYHAGPTTDTPTVQFFHEEQIEGKDVLLVEDILDEGYTLATLRDRIEEFDPSSIRIVTLFDKTVNREVAVDSAFTGFTVPDEFFIGYGLDYDEQYRDLRHLGVLDPEIFRG; encoded by the coding sequence ATGACAGAACTCCCAATCGACGTCCGGAACCGCGAACTCCGCACGGCCGACCAGTTCGGTATCAAGGAGACGTATCAGTCGGATCTCGAGGGGGTTTTGATCCCACGAGCGGAGATCGAGGATTGCGTGGCCCAGCTCGGGTCCGAGATCTCGGCGGAGTACCACTCGAATCCAGACTTCTACCCGATCTGTGTTCTCAAGGGGGCGATTCGGTTCTTCGTGGACCTGCTGCGCGAGGTCGATCTCGGCGTCCCCTACAGCGAGGGTGTCGTCCACTCCTCCCGATACCACGCCGGTCCGACCACCGACACGCCGACCGTGCAGTTCTTCCACGAAGAGCAGATCGAAGGCAAGGACGTCCTGTTGGTCGAGGACATCCTCGACGAGGGATACACGCTGGCGACGCTCCGTGACCGGATCGAGGAGTTCGACCCGTCCTCGATCCGAATCGTGACGCTGTTCGACAAGACTGTAAACCGGGAGGTTGCGGTCGACTCGGCGTTCACGGGGTTCACGGTCCCGGACGAGTTCTTCATCGGATACGGACTCGATTACGACGAGCAGTACCGGGACCTCCGTCATCTCGGCGTTCTCGATCCGGAAATCTTCCGCGGTTGA
- the nikB gene encoding nickel ABC transporter permease, producing MRLRRIVLRRIGSATVVMVGVSVITYWLLFLTPGDPAYTILRAQRGGQPSTAEVEAFRAEHGFDDPFLYQYAAWITDVLQGDLGTSYSYSEPVASLLLAYLPNTLELAIAAMAVSLVVALPLGVLSAVHHDTWIDRASQLAALAGVSIPNFWLGYLLILLVSLQLGLTPTSGSGTVAHLVLPAITLGTGLAAVVTRLVRTSMLDVLGEAYVDTARSKGVRERLVIYRHVFRNALLPVVTIVGLQFGFVLSGAVIVEVVFQRPGLGTLLVDAVFARDYPVVQGVVLLIAAVFVAVNQLVDLAYVLLDPRIDRGGRL from the coding sequence ATGAGACTGCGACGGATCGTGTTGCGGCGGATCGGTTCGGCCACCGTCGTCATGGTCGGGGTGTCCGTGATTACCTATTGGCTCCTCTTTCTCACCCCCGGCGATCCGGCGTACACGATTCTCCGCGCACAGCGAGGGGGCCAGCCGTCCACCGCCGAAGTCGAGGCGTTCCGTGCCGAACACGGATTCGACGACCCGTTCCTGTACCAGTACGCCGCCTGGATCACCGACGTGCTTCAGGGTGATCTCGGGACGTCCTACTCCTACTCGGAGCCGGTGGCGTCGCTCTTGCTCGCTTACCTCCCGAACACGCTGGAGTTGGCCATCGCGGCCATGGCGGTCTCGTTGGTCGTGGCGCTCCCGCTCGGTGTGTTGAGCGCGGTCCATCACGACACCTGGATCGACAGGGCGAGCCAACTCGCGGCTCTCGCGGGCGTGTCGATTCCGAACTTCTGGCTTGGGTATCTGTTGATCCTCCTCGTCTCGCTGCAGTTGGGTCTGACCCCCACGTCCGGCTCCGGAACGGTCGCTCACCTCGTCCTGCCGGCGATCACGCTCGGGACCGGTCTCGCAGCCGTCGTCACGCGGCTCGTTCGTACGTCGATGCTGGACGTTCTCGGGGAAGCATACGTGGATACGGCGCGGTCGAAGGGGGTTCGCGAGCGACTCGTGATCTACAGACACGTCTTCCGGAACGCGTTGCTGCCCGTCGTGACGATCGTCGGCCTCCAGTTCGGGTTCGTGTTGAGTGGCGCGGTGATCGTCGAGGTCGTCTTCCAGCGGCCGGGGCTGGGGACGCTTCTGGTCGATGCCGTGTTCGCGCGGGACTACCCGGTCGTGCAGGGGGTCGTCCTCCTCATTGCAGCCGTGTTCGTCGCGGTGAACCAGCTCGTCGACCTCGCGTACGTGCTGTTGGATCCACGGATCGACCGCGGAGGGCGACTGTGA